The following proteins are co-located in the Elusimicrobiaceae bacterium genome:
- a CDS encoding MBL fold metallo-hydrolase — translation MMRNIHWHGHSSFRLQTQAGLVLYIDPWRLSRDNPKADLVLITHPHHDHCSPDDVAALSKPDTVIAGPAGIAAALARKTVALAPGEKTALCGIAVETVPAYNIGRPFHPAQAGNLGFIVTVDGTRVYHAGDTDLIPEMKTLKTDMALLPIGGTYTMDPQEAAQAAALLGPAAAVPMHYGKHVGAYALAQDFLKLAVTPVTILPEEK, via the coding sequence ATGATGCGGAATATTCACTGGCACGGACATTCCTCGTTCCGGCTTCAAACACAAGCCGGACTGGTTCTGTACATTGATCCTTGGCGCCTGAGCCGCGATAACCCGAAAGCCGACCTTGTCCTCATAACGCACCCGCACCACGACCACTGCTCGCCGGACGATGTGGCCGCGCTGTCAAAACCCGATACCGTCATCGCCGGGCCCGCCGGCATCGCCGCCGCGCTGGCACGGAAAACCGTCGCGCTTGCACCCGGCGAGAAAACCGCGCTGTGCGGCATCGCCGTTGAAACTGTGCCGGCTTATAATATCGGCAGGCCATTCCACCCGGCACAGGCCGGCAATCTCGGCTTTATCGTCACGGTTGACGGAACGCGCGTTTACCACGCCGGCGACACCGACCTTATCCCTGAAATGAAAACCCTGAAAACGGATATGGCGCTCCTGCCAATCGGCGGCACCTACACCATGGACCCGCAAGAAGCGGCGCAGGCCGCCGCGCTGCTCGGCCCGGCCGCCGCCGTGCCCATGCATTACGGAAAACATGTCGGCGCGTATGCGCTGGCGCAGGATTTTCTGAAACTGGCGGTCACGCCGGTCACCATACTGCCGGAGGAAAAATGA